Proteins from a genomic interval of Medicago truncatula cultivar Jemalong A17 chromosome 3, MtrunA17r5.0-ANR, whole genome shotgun sequence:
- the LOC11420459 gene encoding disease resistance protein RPM1: protein MCDFLGAAKMIRGVPKEISDMKEELESIENFINNADRIADAEDDNASEGIKARIKQLIEASFGIQDVIDEYMICQEQPSGFANFVKTIILRRQIAYKIQKIKSQISEMNDTSGKEHSLHIQSSLEQGSSSTATNFNMENLRKAQFCIDEDDVVGFEVPRDILIDWLIEEREVHTIVTIVGKGGQGKTTLAKKVFDDNKIVKHFDCHVWIRVSQSYNIEGLLRDMLHKFYEQQGANLPQSIHQMNRESLVDEVRNYLQEKRYVIVFDDVWSLHFWDDIKFAMIDNKKGCKILITTRNMDVANACKKSSFVEVYEMKGLAEQQSLELFNKKTFHDLNGRCPENLIDISFKIVEKCNGLPLAIVLIGGILSCKDRNTSEWYKFSENLNIELKEDLKIKKIVGLGYHDLSYNLKSCLLYFGLYPEGCIVPTNILIRQWMAEGFVKDDMVKTLEDVADGYLTDLISRGLVQVVSISIDGRAKSCCVHDLVHALILEKCEELSFCKNISEDDQSSLSGMVRRLSIAIRFDNLMENIENSQVRSLLVKTLNESLARRIPTKYRRLNVLDLEHVGLLDVPKDFGSLTHLKYFRFRENFRGDRCVLPKAIGMLKNLETLDLTRTSFQAMPKEICKLRKLRHFLGYNMSLIQLKDGIGGMTSLQTLRDVYLDGGENEVVKLIQELGKLKHLRELVLIGVRSGYMSAISSSINEMQKVEKLQIRANGYDTVIDMHLNSPPPMLRHLTLDGKLEMLPLWIPKLQNLVKLKLKYSQLTDDKMKLLKSMPNLLTLSLSNNAYEAERLHFQDGWFENLKQLYLEDLENLNYIIIDEGALRSLKKLSLTFLRHLKTLPTGIQHLKKLEVLSIKQMSHLFSQAFFFDEGKVHWSFKHVPVVEIIHHPIN from the coding sequence atgtgtgattttttgGGAGCAGCCAAAATGATTAGGGGTGTCCCAAAAGAAATTTCAGACATGAAAGAAGAACTTGAAAGCATTGAAAACTTCATCAACAATGCAGATAGAATAGCTGATGCTGAAGATGACAATGCAAGTGAAGGAATCAAAGCAAGGATCAAGCAGCTCATAGAAGCATCTTTTGGCATTCAAGATGTCATTGATGAATATATGATTTGTCAGGAACAACCTTCTGGATTTGCTAACTTTGTCAAAACTATAATTCTTCGTCGCCAAATAGCATACAAGATTCAGAAAATCAAATCCCAAATTAGTGAAATGAATGATACAAGTGGAAAAGAACATAGCTTGCATATCCAATCATCTTTGGAACAAGGGTCAAGCAGTACTGCAACAAACTTCAACATGGAGAACCTTCGAAAGGCTCAATTTTGTATCGATGAAGATGATGTTGTAGGCTTTGAAGTTCCAAGAGACATACTAATTGATTGGTTGATAGAGGAGAGAGAAGTGCACACAATTGTCACCATTGTTGGAAAGGGAGGACAAGGAAAAACAACTCTTGCAAAGAAGGTTTTTGACGACAACAAGATCGTTAAACACTTTGATTGTCATGTATGGATCAGAGTGTCTCAATCATACAATATAGAAGGCTTGCTGAGGGACATGCTGCACAAGTTTTACGAACAACAAGGAGCAAATCTCCCCCAAAGTATTCATCAAATGAATCGAGAGTCATTGGTTGATGAAGTGAGGAACTACTTGCAGGAAAAAAGGTATGTTATAGTTTTTGATGATGTATGGAGCTTACATTTTTGGGATGATATCAAATTTGCTATGATTGATAATAAAAAGGGTTGTAAGATATTAATCACAACAAGAAACATGGATGTTGCAAATGCATGTAAGAAATCTTCTTTTGTTGAAGTGTATGAAATGAAAGGTTTGGCTGAACAACAATCTTTGGAGTTGTTCAATAAGAAGACATTCCACGACTTAAACGGACGTTGTCCAGAAAATCTTATTGATATAtcttttaaaattgttgaaaaatgcAATGGATTGCCACTAGCAATTGTACTCATTGGTGGTATTTTATCTTGCAAAGATAGAAATACATCAGAATGGTATAAGTTTAGTGAAAATCTAAATATAGagttaaaagaagatttgaagataaaaaaaattgtaggtcTCGGTTACCATGATCTGTCTTACAATCTCAAGTCATGTTTGTTGTATTTTGGATTATATCCTGAAGGTTGTATAGTTCCTACAAATATACTGATTCGGCAATGGATGGCTGAAGGATTTGTGAAAGATGATATGGTAAAAACATTGGAAGATGTTGCAGATGGATATTTAACAGATTTGATCAGTAGAGGTTTGGTGCAAGTAGTTTCAATTAGTATTGATGGAAGAGCAAAaagttgttgtgttcatgatctGGTGCATGCATTGATCCTTGAAAAATGTGAAGAATTAAGTTTTTGCAAGAATATTAGCGAGGATGACCAATCATCTTTAAGTGGGATGGTTCGACGCCTATCAATAGCAATCAGATTTGACAATTTGATGGAAAATATTGAAAACTCACAGGTTCGATCACTGCTTGTTAAAACATTAAATGAATCCCTTGCAAGAAGAATCCCTACAAAATACAGGCGATTAAACGTGCTTGATTTAGAGCATGTTGGATTGCTTGATGTTCCTAAAGATTTTGGAAGTTTGACCCACCTAAAGTATTTTAGGTTTAGAGAGAACTTTCGAGGAGATCGTTGTGTACTTCCAAAAGCCATTGGTATGCTCAAGAACCTTGAGACATTGGATTTAACACGTACAAGTTTCCAAGCCATGCCGAAAGAGATATGCAAGCTTAGAAAGTTACGCCATTTCCTAGGCTACAATATGTCTTTGATTCAATTAAAAGATGGTATCGGAGGCATGACATCCCTACAAACTCTACGTGATGTTTATTTAGATGGCGGCGAAAATGAAGTGGTAAAGCTAATCCAAGAGCTAGGAAAACTAAAGCACCTAAGGGAATTGGTCTTGATCGGTGTTAGGAGCGGATACATGAGTGCTATATCTTCCTCAATCAATGAGATGCAAAAAGTGGAGAAACTACAAATTCGCGCAAACGGATATGACACAGTTATTGACATGCATTTGAATTCACCACCACCTATGCTTCGACATCTTACTCTTGATGGGAAGTTAGAGATGTTGCCTCTGTGGATTccaaaacttcaaaatcttGTTAAGCTGAAACTCAAGTATTCCCAACTAACAgatgataaaatgaaattactCAAAAGTATGCCAAACTTGTTGACCCTCTCTCTTAGCAACAATGCTTATGAAGCTGAAAGGTTACATTTTCAAGATGGATGGTTTGAGAATTTGAAGCAACTATATCTTGAAGATTTGGAAAACTTGAATTACATCATTATCGACGAAGGAGCGTTGCGTTCTCTAAAAAAGCTATCACTAACCTTCCTCCGCCATCTCAAGACTTTACCAACTGGCATTCAACACTTGAAAAAGCTTGAAGTTCTCAGTATTAAGCAAATGAGCCATTTATTTAGTCAAGCATTTTTTTTCGATGAAGGAAAAGTGCATTGGAGCTTCAAGCATGTGCCCGTGGTAGAAATCATTCACCATCCAATTAATTAA